The following proteins come from a genomic window of Spea bombifrons isolate aSpeBom1 chromosome 10, aSpeBom1.2.pri, whole genome shotgun sequence:
- the CSKMT gene encoding citrate synthase-lysine N-methyltransferase CSKMT, mitochondrial, whose protein sequence is MAFFRRLLLSSLRYCTTQKFGTEAGTGEMGETLRNCMGDRATWDAFYSQSSPDNSSHFDWFFSYNFLQDFLLSLLSNLAQESYAGHPLHILDVGCGISDLGLCLFRDSPISVLVSCIDRCEPAILTMRNRITHGHSVISRHPDSCLQYIQGDVTDLYWIPSASVSLVLDKGTSDSLMRSGMLEATNMVKEALRVLRPGGKLVQLTDEDPDVRLPFLEKAGAGPFTILHKLMNKDGMFYYAYITTPPQT, encoded by the exons AGGCACCGGCGAAATGGGAG AGACTCTCAGAAATTGTATGGGTGACAGAGCAACCTGGGACGCTTTTTATTCCCAATCTTCCCCCGATAACTCATCACATTTTGACTGGTTTTTCAGTTACAATTTCCTGCAGGACTTTCTTCTGTCTCTTCTCAGTAATTTAGCACAAGAAAGCTATGCAGGGCATCCTTTACATATATTGGATGTTGGTTGTGGTATTTCAGATCTGGGGTTATGTCTGTTCCGTGATTCCCCTATCTCTGTTTTGGTATCCTGCATAGATCGCTGTGAACCTGCAATCCTCACCATGAGGAACAGAATCACCCATGGACACTCTGTAATCTCACGACATCCAGATTCCTGTCTGCAATATATACAAGGTGATGTCACTGACCTGTATTGGATACCTTCAGCCAGTGTGTCACTTGTGCTAGATAAAGGCACCTCAGATTCTCTGATGCGCTCAGGGATGTTAGAAGCTACAAACATGGTGAAGGAGGCTCTGCGTGTTTTAAGGCCAGGTGGCAAACTGGTACAGTTAACAGATGAAGACCCTGATGTCAGACTTCCTTTCCTAGAAAAGGCAGGTGCAGGACCTTTTACAATACTCCATAAACTGATGAATAAGGATGGCATGTTTTATTATGCTTACATTACGACTCCACCGCAGACCTGA